A single region of the Manihot esculenta cultivar AM560-2 chromosome 12, M.esculenta_v8, whole genome shotgun sequence genome encodes:
- the LOC110628509 gene encoding general transcription factor IIE subunit 1, whose protein sequence is MSIEPFNRLVKLAARAFYDDVTTKGENQPKMGRSDNRGIAVVVLDALTRRQWVREEDLAKDLKLHSKQLRRTLRFFEEEKLIARDNRKETAKGAKIYSAAVAATAEGQQGRKEGDEKIKLHTHSYCCLDYAQIYDVVRYRLQRLRKKLKDELESRNTVQEYICPDCGRKYNALDALRLISPDDECFHCESCNGELVAESDKLAAQEVGDADDNAKRRRHEKLKDVLQKMEVQLKPLTDQLSRVKDLAIPEFGTLQAWEARASAAGRAANDGSSSNDPSKSSQGYGGTAMPFFGQTKVEVAFSGVECKEEDVKPETGSSGLKVLPPWMIKQGMNLTKEQRGEVKQEPKMDGSLAAESQFSDDKKSINDNDDNKSLQDEYVKAYYAALLKKQEEIEAAKKQESTDASISNGISESLSNRQVGMKFKREEDEPEDDVDWEEAPTGGSTSESYKVNDLNAEAEAEAEAEASGEDEEDIDWEEG, encoded by the exons ATGAGCATCGAACCTTTCAATCG GCTGGTGAAGCTTGCCGCTCGTGCGTTTTACGATGATGTGACGACGAAAGGGGAAAATCAACCCAAGATGGGGAGGAGTGATAACAGAGGGATTGCCGTGGTGGTGCTTGACGCTCTTACGAG ACGGCAGTGGGTCAGAGAAGAAGATTTAGCGAAAGATTTAAAATTGCACTCGAAGCAACTTCGTCGAACCCTGCGTTTCTTTGAGGAAGAAAAACTAATTGCACGAGATAATAGGAAAGAG ACAGCAAAGGGAGCAAAGATATATAGTGCTGCCGTAGCTGCCACTGCTGAAGGTCAACAGGGTAGAAAAGAAGGGGATGAGAAGATAAAACTACACACTCATTCTTACTGTTGTCTAGATTATGCACAG ATATATGATGTTGTTAGGTATAGACTGCAGCGCCTGAGGAAAAAGCTAAAGGATGAACTGGAAAGCAGGAACACTGTTCAAGAGTACATATGCCCCGACTGTGGGAGAAA GTACAATGCCTTGGATGCGCTGCGATTGATTTCTCCAGATGATGAATGCTTCCACTGTGAGAGTTGCAATGGGGAACTTGTTGCAGAGAGTGATAAGTTGGCAGCTCAAGAAGTAGGAGATGCAGATGACAATGCAAAGAGGCGTCGACATGAAAAATTAAAGGACGTGCTTCAGAAAATGGAG GTGCAACTTAAGCCATTAACAGATCAACTAAGCAGAGTCAAGGACTTGGCTATTCCTGAATTTGGAACGCTTCAAGCATGGGAAGCCCGAGCAAGTGCTGCTGGGCGTGCAGCAAATGATGGATCTAGTTCTAATGATCCCTCCAAATCTTCCCAGGGGTATGGTGGAACAGCGATGCCATTTTTTGGACAAACAAag GTTGAAGTTGCGTTTTCTGGTGTTGAATGTAAGGAAGAGGATGTCAAACCTGAAACTGGAAGTTCAGGTCTGAAAGTTTTGCCACCGTGGATGATCAAGCAGGGAATGAATCTTACAAAAGAACAACGTGGAGAGGTCAAGCAGGAGCCTAAGATGGATGGCAGTTTAGCAGCAGAATCACAATTCTCAGATGACAAAAAGTCCATCAATGATAATGATGATAATAAAAGTTTACAG GATGAGTATGTTAAAGCTTATTATGCTGCTTTGCTTAAGAAGCAAGAAGAAATTGAAGCTGCTAAGAAGCAAGAGTCTACAGATGCATCCATCTCAAATGGTATTTCTGAATCACTTTCCAATCGTCAAGTGGGCATGAAGTTCAAGCGTGAGGAGGATGAACCAGAAGATGATGTTGATTGGGAAGAGGCACCTACTGGAG GCAGTACAAGTGAAAGCTACAAGGTGAATGACTTGAatgcagaagcagaagcagaagcagaagcagaagcttCAGGAGAGGACGAGGAGGACATAGATTGGGAAGAAGGCTGA
- the LOC110628011 gene encoding uncharacterized protein LOC110628011: MPVADPTSGPLFIWLVSCFLFTCITAGGIFLLLYLVLPQNEATSWLPIAGVTLVCLPWIFWFITCFYRIVSRALGVRMVLGGGSNSGGNARARSNVLNTSASVASREPETADSPLESAAQEGDGRHVQFGEALVLGEGDDEHEKNANLRSLSTSISSNNLSIDPHKSEMPLTSDKAS; encoded by the coding sequence atgcctgtTGCAGACCCCACTTCCGGGCCCTTGTTTATATGGCTTGTCTCTTGTTTCTTGTTTACCTGTATTACTGCTGGTGGCATCTTCCTCCTTCTCTACCTTGTCCTCCCTCAGAATGAAGCTACATCTTGGCTTCCTATTGCCGGTGTAACCCTAGTTTGCCTCCCTTGGATTTTTTGGTTCATCACTTGTTTTTACCGTATTGTTTCTCGGGCCCTCGGAGTTAGGATGGTTCTCGGTGGTGGCAGCAACAGCGGTGGCAATGCCCGTGCTCGTTCAAACGTTCTTAATACATCAGCGAGTGTAGCATCGCGTGAGCCTGAGACAGCCGACTCGCCATTAGAGTCTGCAGCTCAAGAAGGAGATGGAAGGCATGTCCAATTTGGAGAAGCACTGGTGTTGGGAGAGGGTGATGATGAGCATGAAAAGAATGCAAATTTGAGGAGTTTATCAACTAGCATTTCCAGCAATAATTTGtctattgatcctcataaaaGTGAAATGCCTTTGACCTCAGATAAGGCCTCCTGA